The DNA segment CTTTGGCTCGGCTTGCCCGAAGGCCATCCAAACACTGAGTGTTGCGGTGGGGATCGGTTTTTAGTTCGTTAGCGGACGATGACGGTGGTCCCTTGGGCATAGTGCAAGACGGCGTGCACGGTAGATCCGAGACGAACAGGAAGGGTGTTGCGTCCCTTTGCTCCGAGAACAACGCAGGCGGCTTCTCGTGCGTGAAGCACGACATTTCTTGGGACAGTGGGTCCGGCTAGTTCGTCTTCGACAATGGTGACATCGACGTCATCCGGCAGCAGTTTGAGTGCCCGCTGAATGATGGGGTCGTCTTTTGATTCCGGGACTGGTGGCCGAGTGATGGCATATCGGCTGTAGGGACGGATATGTAGAAGACGCAAAGAGGTATGCTGCGCTCTTGCCATATCCGCGGCGAACAAGAGGGCCTTGTCGCTTTGAGTGGAGCCATCAATAGCGACGAGGATTCCCCTTTTCGCAGGTCGTTCTGTGCGTACAACCGCAACGGGGCAGGAGGCGCTGGATGCGAGGTGAAGGCTGACAGATCCGATGAGAAGACCCTTAAAGCCGCCTAGTCCTCGAGAGCCGGTGACAAGCAGCGAAGCGTCCGTGGAGGCCTTGGTGAGCACCTCAGAAGGGCGCCCAGCAACTATCTTAACGCTTGTGTTGACTTTCGGTTCGGCCTGTTTGGCGAGGTCCAGACCTCTGGCAGCAATTCTTTCTGCTGCGACCCGCCGGGCACTGTCGGCGTCGTCGATCATCGGGCTGAGGACCGTTGGATGAGACATTCCCATCCAGCAGTGCGTGACGACGAGGGGAAGCCAGGTCGCTGCGGCGTGATGCGCAGCCCACAACACTGCACGTTCTGCTGTGTCAGACCCGTCGAAGCCAACAACCCTACGTGTCAGGGTGAGTTGAGGCCAGTGGCTCATAGCAAGTCCGTCTAATTCGTAGGGCGAGAATCAGGATCAGAACCAATGTCTATCTCCACAATTTCCCGGGTGCGGGAAGATGGGTCCATGAGTAATTCTGGCCCTCGTGCCGGCGGTCCAAGGCCTCGAAGGTCGTTTACCCCGGCGCAGAAACTAGCCCATCTGGCCGCTTACCAACAGGCCTGTGACGATGGCTCCGGAGGCGGGGCGTACCTTCGTCGTGAGGGCATCTATTCCTCCCAGATCACTGAGTGGCGCAAACTCCGTGATGCAGGTGTGCTCGAGGGTAGGAAGCCCGGGGAGAAGATCGGCAAGCTTACCGCTGAGCAGGCCGAAATCGCCCGTCTACGCCGGCAACTGGAGGTGAATGAACGCACGCTGGCACGGACTCGGGCAGCGTTGGACATCATGGGAAAAGCACGGCAGCTTTTGGAGGAAATCTCCGAAAGCGAGGAGCAGCAGCAGTGGTACAGGAAACCCTGATGGGGGTTTATGCCGAACTCACAGGTGCGCATATCCCCACGCGGGAAGCGGCGGTCTTGGCCGGGATACCGCGGGCGACCGCAACCCGCAGCCCGCGGATCCCGCAGGCCGGGCCGATGCCCGTGTCTGTCCCGGCAAACAAGCTCGACCCGGACGAACGCGCCGGTATCCTCGCTGCCGTGAACTCTGCCCGCTTCGTGGATCTAGCCCCGGTCCAGATCTACGCGCAGCTGCTGGACGAGGGGACCTACCTGTGCTCAATCTCAACGATCTACCGGATATTGACTGAGAATAAGCAGGTCAAAGAGCGCCGCCGGCAGGCACGCCATCCGCCCAGGACCGTTCCGGAATTGACAGCGGCTGGCCCCGGGCAGGTCTACAGCTGGGACATTACCAAGCTTGCCGGCCCGGTCAGGGGTAAGTACTTCGATGCCTACGTGATGCTCGATATTTACTCCCGCTACATCGTGGGCGCATACGTCCATGCCCACGAATCCGGGGAGTTGGCGGTGGAGATGATGAAGGAAATCTTCGGTATCCACGGCATCCCGGAAATCGTGCACGCGGACCGCGGGACTTCTATGACGTCCAAGACCGTAGCTGTACTGCTCTCCGATCTGGAAGTCACCAGGTCACACTCCAGGCCCCGCGTATCCAATGACAACCCCTACAGCGAGGCGTGGTTCAAGACCTTGAAATTCGCTCCCGTGTTCCCTGAACGATTCGGCTCCCTGGCCGATGCGAGGGCCTTCATGGCGACTTTTGTCGAAGGATACAACCACAGCCACCGCCATACCGGAATCGGACTAAACACCCCGGCAGACGTCCACTACGGTCTTGCCGCGACGAAGGCCACCGAACGCTCCATCACTTTGGCCGCCGCACGGCAGAAGAATCCCGAACGATTCAGCACCGAAACGGACCCAAAAATACTCACCGTCCCCGGCGCGGCATGGATCAACAAACCATCCCAGGAAACCCAGACAGAAGCAGCCGCCTAACTCCCACTGGCCCCATTCACCTTGACAACTTCCGGTCCGACACAGATCGGTTTCACCCCTCAGTGCATCGGGGTAGGTGCTTGCTGCAGGAGGTCGAGGGAGACGTCCCAGAGTTGCCGCGCGCTGGTGTGGTCCAGCGCGTAGTGCCGGACCCCGTAAATCCCGTCCTTAATCGCAGGAACCACATCGGCTTCCCTGCAGTCCTCCAGATATCGTCCTCCGATGCCGTCCAGCAAAGGGGAGGTTGCAGCGAAGACCGAGGTTGCGGCGCCCTGCTCGGGTGTCTTAATGGTCAGGCCCGTAGCTGCGACGTGCTTCTTCGTTGTAGCCAGGACCTCCGGATCCCAGTGGCGCTGCAGGTTGGTCCAGATCCCGCCGGGCATGACGGCGTTCGCGGTGATCCCGTCGCCTGCCCATCGCCTTGTTGCCTCGACGGCGAAGAGCACGTTCGCTGTTTTCGATTGTCCGTAGGCCTGACTGGCGTCGTACGGTCTTCGTTCGAAGAACAGGTCTTCGTAGATGATGTCGGACATGCCGTGTCCGCTGGAACTCACCGAGACGATCCTGGCGTTACCGGCGGCTGCTAGCGCACCGTGCAGTCGGTGTGCGAGGGCGAAGTGGCCGAGATGGTTGGTGGCGAATTGCAACTCCCACCCGGGCCCTGTCCGCGATTGCGGAGTCATCATAACGCCAGCATTGTTGATCAGCAGGTGCAGCGGAGCCGACCAGGTGTTCGCGAACCGATTGACCGAGTCGATGTCAGCGAGATCGAGGGGCGCGACGTGGACGACAGCACCGGGGTGGGTCTGGGTGATCTCCATCGCGACACGCTGTCCGGCGTTGATGTCGCGGACCGCGAGGGTCACGTCCGCGCCGGCATGGGCGAGGGCCCGAGCGGTTTCGATGCCGATCCCCGAAGCGCCTCCGGTGACGATCGCGGTGCGGCCGGACAGATCGATACCCTCGACGACCTCCCGGGCGGTATTCGTTGCAGTGAACGGTGAATCGATACGTACCATGGAGAGAGTCCTGTCATGGTGCTCATAGTTGTTTCTGGTTGTTTGGTCTCAAGCCGGCCGCGTGGAGAGAATTCCCCCGTCGATCGCCAGGATGCTTCCGTGCATCATGCGGGAGGCGTCGGAGGCAAGGAAGAGTACTCCCTGCGCGATGTCCTCGGGTTGTACCACCACGCCCGCCGGTGTCACGGCCGTCATGGCATCGAGGATCGGGCGGGCTGCCTCGTTACCCGGGGTCAGCGTCACTCCCGGGGAGATCGTATTGACACGCACACCGCTGGGACCGAATTCGGCGGCCCATGACCTGGTGAGTTGCTCGACGGCCGCCTTCGTCGCCGTATACATGGCCGCGAAAGGGTTACCGACCGACGCCATCCACGAACCGACGTTGACAACCACGCCCGCCCCATTCTCGGCCATGGCCGGAAGGATTAATGACGCAAGAACGTGAGGCGCCCGCACGTTGACGGCGAGCATGGCATCGAGCTCACCGTCGGTAAGGTCCGCGGTCGTCGTCGCAGGATAGATCCCCGCGTTGTTGACGAGGATGTCGATGCGTCCTCCGAGCAGATCGGTGGCTTCGATGGCGAACTGTCGCAGGTCCCCGTGGTCGGCGGCCAGATCGACGCCAAGAAACCGTGCCTGGCCTCCCTCTTCCCGGATCCGGGTTAGGACCGTCTGTCCGCGAGTTTTGTCACGTCCGCTCACCAGGACCCCCGCGCCAGCCGCCGCCAAGGTAGAGGCGATGGCGGCCCCGATGCCGCTCGTGGAACCGGTAACGAGCGCAGTCCGGCCCTCAAGGGACCGGGCGCTGATGGATGGGTTAATCGATGTCAATGGCATGAATCATTTCTACATCCGGGCCGGACACGGGAACCAGATCACAGTCAACCCGGGCATGACAGGACCACGCAGAGCAGTACGCGAGACCCTACAGTGAGGACATGGCAGCTGATCGAACGCACCTCGGATTGTTCCTGCGCTCCCGCCGCGACAGCCTGACCCCGGCAGACGTCGGTATGCGGGCCTTCCCCGGGCCGCGCCGTGTGCCCGGACTACGCAAGGAGGAACTAGCGGTCTTGGCCGGCGTGAGTTCCGACTACTACAGCCGCATGGAACAAGGACGGCAGGCGAATGTCTCCCGAAGCGTCCTCGACGCCCTGGCTAAGGCGCTGCGCCTGACGGAAGTAGAGCGGCAGCACCTTCACATACTGGCCAGTCCCTCACCGCGGCGCCGTTCCCCAATCGCCGTCGAGCAGCACGCTGACCCGGGGTTGCTCCGGATGATGACCGTCATCGATCATGTGCCGGCGCTCATCCTCGCCCGCCGGGGAGAAGTGCTGGCGACCAATGCGCTCCTCGCCGCCGTCCTCGGTGACGTACGACCCGGCTCATCCCTGATGCGCTACCTGTTCTTCGAACCCCTCGCCCGGGAACGCATCGTGAACTGGGAGCATTTCGCCGCCTCATCAATCTCTGCTCTCCGCGGTGAGCTCGGCCGCCACCCCGACGATCACCGGCTGATCACGTTAATCGATGAACTCAGATCGCGGGACGTCGACGCCGCACGATGGTGGGAGGACCACAGCGTCCAGGATTATGCATCCGCCGCAAAGCAGATCCTCCACCCCGATGTGGGGACATTGTCCTTCGACATCGAGACCATGACGTCGACACGCAACGCCGATCAGGTCCTCATCGTGTACACGGCGCAACCCGATTCGGACACCACACGGAAACTACCCTTCCTCGCCAGCTGGAGCATGGCCAACACCACGACCACCTGATTCAAGGCGCCGTCGAGCATTCACCCTTAGCTCATGGACCTCCCAAATCCGAGACCCACACTTCGCACGAGCATGCGAGCCGAGCTTCCTGTCGCACAGACCAGGGATTCGAGCCGATCAGGGAGCCCCTTCTGATCTTCATGGCGATCAAACAAATCAAGAAACTTCGCTACGAGTATCGCTACTCCCCTAAGGATCTACAGCTCTCCAGCTAGAGGAGACTTCTGGCCCCGTCGCACGGTCTTTATGCGGAGGCTTCGTTCACGGGCAGTCACGAGCTGACGGCCCGGCTCAGGGACTGACTTCCTGTCCATTTACGATCGATTCCATGCAGAACCCTCGAGCTCGTCATTGCCCTCCTCGGTGGCAAGCCGGAATCGATAGGTGGAGCCCACGAGGGCTACCGCGATGAACAGAGGTGCTACTACTGCTACGACGGGTATGCCAACGAGCGAGGTGCCGGTCACATCCCCTCGCGTCGAATCATAGAAGGCGAAGATCAACGACAGGGACATGGTTCCTATGACAAGGCCCCTGT comes from the Arthrobacter sp. CAN_C5 genome and includes:
- a CDS encoding universal stress protein, whose protein sequence is MSHWPQLTLTRRVVGFDGSDTAERAVLWAAHHAAATWLPLVVTHCWMGMSHPTVLSPMIDDADSARRVAAERIAARGLDLAKQAEPKVNTSVKIVAGRPSEVLTKASTDASLLVTGSRGLGGFKGLLIGSVSLHLASSASCPVAVVRTERPAKRGILVAIDGSTQSDKALLFAADMARAQHTSLRLLHIRPYSRYAITRPPVPESKDDPIIQRALKLLPDDVDVTIVEDELAGPTVPRNVVLHAREAACVVLGAKGRNTLPVRLGSTVHAVLHYAQGTTVIVR
- a CDS encoding IS3 family transposase (programmed frameshift), which produces MSNSGPRAGGPRPRRSFTPAQKLAHLAAYQQACDDGSGGGAYLRREGIYSSQITEWRKLRDAGVLEGRKPGEKIGKLTAEQAEIARLRRQLEVNERTLARTRAALDIMGKARQLLEENLRKRGAAAVVQETLMGVYAELTGAHIPTREAAVLAGIPRATATRSPRIPQAGPMPVSVPANKLDPDERAGILAAVNSARFVDLAPVQIYAQLLDEGTYLCSISTIYRILTENKQVKERRRQARHPPRTVPELTAAGPGQVYSWDITKLAGPVRGKYFDAYVMLDIYSRYIVGAYVHAHESGELAVEMMKEIFGIHGIPEIVHADRGTSMTSKTVAVLLSDLEVTRSHSRPRVSNDNPYSEAWFKTLKFAPVFPERFGSLADARAFMATFVEGYNHSHRHTGIGLNTPADVHYGLAATKATERSITLAAARQKNPERFSTETDPKILTVPGAAWINKPSQETQTEAAA
- a CDS encoding SDR family NAD(P)-dependent oxidoreductase, whose product is MVRIDSPFTATNTAREVVEGIDLSGRTAIVTGGASGIGIETARALAHAGADVTLAVRDINAGQRVAMEITQTHPGAVVHVAPLDLADIDSVNRFANTWSAPLHLLINNAGVMMTPQSRTGPGWELQFATNHLGHFALAHRLHGALAAAGNARIVSVSSSGHGMSDIIYEDLFFERRPYDASQAYGQSKTANVLFAVEATRRWAGDGITANAVMPGGIWTNLQRHWDPEVLATTKKHVAATGLTIKTPEQGAATSVFAATSPLLDGIGGRYLEDCREADVVPAIKDGIYGVRHYALDHTSARQLWDVSLDLLQQAPTPMH
- a CDS encoding SDR family NAD(P)-dependent oxidoreductase, giving the protein MPLTSINPSISARSLEGRTALVTGSTSGIGAAIASTLAAAGAGVLVSGRDKTRGQTVLTRIREEGGQARFLGVDLAADHGDLRQFAIEATDLLGGRIDILVNNAGIYPATTTADLTDGELDAMLAVNVRAPHVLASLILPAMAENGAGVVVNVGSWMASVGNPFAAMYTATKAAVEQLTRSWAAEFGPSGVRVNTISPGVTLTPGNEAARPILDAMTAVTPAGVVVQPEDIAQGVLFLASDASRMMHGSILAIDGGILSTRPA
- a CDS encoding helix-turn-helix transcriptional regulator; protein product: MAADRTHLGLFLRSRRDSLTPADVGMRAFPGPRRVPGLRKEELAVLAGVSSDYYSRMEQGRQANVSRSVLDALAKALRLTEVERQHLHILASPSPRRRSPIAVEQHADPGLLRMMTVIDHVPALILARRGEVLATNALLAAVLGDVRPGSSLMRYLFFEPLARERIVNWEHFAASSISALRGELGRHPDDHRLITLIDELRSRDVDAARWWEDHSVQDYASAAKQILHPDVGTLSFDIETMTSTRNADQVLIVYTAQPDSDTTRKLPFLASWSMANTTTT